AAACCCTCAATCCAGCCTGGGGTCTTACGTTCCCATATTAAAAAACTGAAGAATGTTGTTTGGAGACCAATCCAGGCCAAATCCAAGCCTGTTCAAGCCTGTCCTGCTGCCCTTTTGTAAAATCGTTTAAGGGATAGTTAATTTGAGACCAAGACGGAGATGGGTTACACATGAAAGCCTTGAGGTGCATTTCGGCGGCACGCCGAGTTTGGAAGAGGGTTTTTCAATGAAGAAATTTGCTCTGCTGGCTGCGGTCGCGTTTGCCGCCCTGGTCGCGTCGCCCGCGCTGGCCTGCCCCGTCAACGGTGGCGGCGGCTGCGGCGGCGGAAACGGTGGCGACCACCTCGCCGCCGGGTGCCCGCACGGCGGCAACGGTGGTGGCAATGGCGGCGGCTGCCCCGGCGGCGGCCAGCTGGCTGCCGGCTGCCCGCATGGCGGCAACGGCGGCGGCAATGGCGGTGGCTGCCCCGGCGGTGGCCAGCTGGCTGCCGGTTGCCCGCACGGCGGCAACGGTGGCGGCAACGGCGGCGGCTGCCCCGGCGGCAACGGCCTGGCGGCCTGAAGCCGCGCTCGGTTGACCGACCACTCCCTCCAAGCCCGACCCAATCTGGGTCGGGCTTTTTTTGGGATCCCTCGCCCCCCGCGCGGATGGTACAATGCCTGTCCGTTGTGCCGCCTTCCATCGACATACCCGGAAGGCGGTGACCCAGGCGATCCTGACCTAGTGCTCCCATGTCTGCCAGCTACTCTCTGACTTTCCTGGGTGTGGGCGCCGGCCTCAGCCCCGAACTCGGGAACAACAACGTGCTCATTGAGCAGGCGGACGGCCCCGCCCACCTGCTGGTCGATTGTGGCCCTGTCACGGCCCAGCTACTCAAGGCGTCGGGCCGCTTGCCCGATATTCGCCACGCCGTGCTGACCCACGTGCACGATGATCACGTGGGGGGGCTGCAACTGTGGGCACAACTCAACCGCTACGTCTACCGCCATCGCCCCACCTTGTGGTACCCGGAAGCCCTCTGGGACGAATTGTGGGAGGGAACCCTGCGAGGGGGGTTGGAGCGCGTCAACGCGGCAGATGGAATGGCCGGCACCGCTGGTCTCGACGCCTACTTCGATTTGCGTCCGCTGAAGCCGGGGGAATCACTGGCGCTGCCAGGCTTGCCCGCGCTGACCATGCGCCCCACCGTTCATGTGCCGGGCAAGCCTTGCTTTGGATTTTACCTGGGTCGGGACGTGTACTATTCGTCCGACTCCCAGCTGATGCCGCCATTCGAAGGGATCGACGGCGCCCCGCTGCGGGCCATCTTTCAGGATTGCCAGCTGTTCGACTCGCCGTATGCGGTTCACACGTCCTTCAACACCCTGGTCCGCGACCTGCCGGACCATCTCAAGCCGATCACCCGCCTGATGCACTACAACGAACCGCCCAGCCTGGATGCTCAGGCTGAGGGTTTCTGGGGCTTCGTGCCGCGTCACGAAAAACTATGGCTCTGAGCCTGGAGGACGAGGCGTCCGGGGGGCTGGTCGGTGAAATCCAACGCCACGCGCTCTGGGTCGCGGGGCTGGCCACGCTGGCCATGACGCTTTTGCACCTCAATCTGTGGATCGACCAGATCTTTGTGACCTTCATCCACGAGGCTTGCCACGGTCTGGCAGCGGTGCTGACGGGGGGCACCCTGGTCTCCCTGGCCGTCGAGGCGGACACGAGCGGGCGGGCCCTCACCCAGGGCGGCTTTCGCCCGCTGATTCTGGTGGCCGGCTATGCCGGCAGCTGCGTGTGGGGGGCGGCCCTGTTGCTGGCCTCCCGACTTCGTGGCGCCGAACGGTTGGTCTGCTGGTCGCTGGCCCTCTTTCTGGGGGGAATCACTGTCTTCTACGTGCGCAACCCGTTTGGCTTTGCGGCCGGATTGGCCCTGGCCGCGGGCTTCGGCTTCGTTGCCCGGCGCGGAGCGGGCTGGCAGCTGTCATTGTTGCTGGCCTTCCTGGCCCTGCGCAGCTTGCTGGCATCC
Above is a window of Candidatus Sericytochromatia bacterium DNA encoding:
- a CDS encoding MBL fold metallo-hydrolase, with translation MSASYSLTFLGVGAGLSPELGNNNVLIEQADGPAHLLVDCGPVTAQLLKASGRLPDIRHAVLTHVHDDHVGGLQLWAQLNRYVYRHRPTLWYPEALWDELWEGTLRGGLERVNAADGMAGTAGLDAYFDLRPLKPGESLALPGLPALTMRPTVHVPGKPCFGFYLGRDVYYSSDSQLMPPFEGIDGAPLRAIFQDCQLFDSPYAVHTSFNTLVRDLPDHLKPITRLMHYNEPPSLDAQAEGFWGFVPRHEKLWL
- a CDS encoding M50 family metallopeptidase, yielding MALSLEDEASGGLVGEIQRHALWVAGLATLAMTLLHLNLWIDQIFVTFIHEACHGLAAVLTGGTLVSLAVEADTSGRALTQGGFRPLILVAGYAGSCVWGAALLLASRLRGAERLVCWSLALFLGGITVFYVRNPFGFAAGLALAAGFGFVARRGAGWQLSLLLAFLALRSLLASFEDLWTLIRAAGGPAITDADLMSRELTLGLVPPIIFAGIISAVSVVCGLAVLQLAWRLSRPEVDQTES